The window AGACGTCTCGTGAACGTGGACGGGCACGTTTTTCGATCAAGCCCGAGTATGGGGCGCGGTCTCCGCGTGATATGCCAATATATTGGGAGATACCAAGATATGCTGACGGAAAAAGAAGTTTTGACGACATTGGAAATGCTGCGCAACGAGCATTTGGACGTGCGCACGGTGACCTTGGGGTTGAGCCTGTTCGACCTGGCCACCCACGACGCGGCCCGGTTTCAGGACCGCTTGCTTTCCCGGATCACCGGCATGGCCGCCTCGCTGGTGGATGTCTGCGACGAGGTGGGGGATATTTACGGGATTCCCGTGGTCAACAAACGCATTTCCGTCAGCCCCTTGGCCGTGGTCGGTGCGCCGTTTTCCTCCCGGGAGTTGGTTCAGACGGCCATGACCCTGGACCAGGCGGCCCAGGAGGTGGGCGTGGACTTCATCGGCGGGTTCAGCGCCCTGGTGGAGAAAGGGCTGGCCCGGGGCGATCTGAGCCTGATTGAGGCCGTCCCGGAAGCACTGACCGTCACGTCCCGGCTCTGCGCCTCCTTCAACGTGGCCACCACCGCCGCGGGGATCAACATGGACGCGGTGCTGCTGCTGGCCAAGACCATCAAGGCCGCCGCGGCCAGGACAGCGGACCAGGACGGCCTGGCCTGCGCCAAGCTGGGAGTCTTCGCGAACATCCCCCAGGACGTGCCCTTCATGGCCGGGGCCTATCTGGGCGTAGGCGAGCCCAATGCCGTGATCAACGTGGGCGTCAGCGGGCCGGGCGTGGTCAAGCGAGCCCTGGAGCGGGCCCTGGAGGCCGATGACCATCTGGCCCTGGATGAGATTTCCGAGGTCATCAAGCGCACGGCCTTCAAGGTCACCCGGATCGGTGAACTCATCGGCCGGGAGGTGGCCAGGCGGCTGAACGTGCCCTTCGGAGTGGTGGACCTGTCTTTGGCTCCCACGCCCAACGTGGGCGACTCGGTTGGAGAGATTTTTCAGGTGCTGGGGCTGGCCCATATCGGCGCACCCGGCTCCACCGCGGCCCTGGCCATGCTCAATGACGCGGTGAAAAAGGGCGGAGCCTTTGCCAGTTCCTCGGTGGGCGGATTCAGCGGGGCGTTCATCCCGGTCAGCGAAGACCTGAACATAGCCGAGGCCGCGGCCCAGGGCCATCTGACCCTGCCCAAACTGGAAGCCCTGACCAGCGTCTGTTCCGTGGGCCTGGACATGGTCGCCCTGCCCGGCGACACCTCGGCAGAGACCCTGGCCGCGATCATTGCCGACGAGATGGCCATTGGCATGATCAACCGCAAGACCACCGCGGCCCGGCTGATTCCGGTCCCCGGCAAGCAGGCCGGAGAAAAAGCCTTTTTCGGCGGCCTGCTGGGCGAGGCCGTGATCATCCCCGTCCCTGGGAACGGCGGCTCGGAGCGATTCATCAACCTGGGCGGTCGGGTTCCCGCGCCGTTGCAGAGCCTGGGGAACTGAACCTCAAAAAGCGTCGCAAGCCGTTTTGCATTGCCGGACGAGCCCTGTACAAAACCGGTGTGCAAACGGGCCCCAAAAGTAGCTGTTCTATCGATTGATATCGCCTAACTCATCAGTTCGTCCAAAAATATGGACTGAATACCCGCCTTTGCGAGTATGACCGAACTGGGGGGCGGTATTGAAAAACTTCTTATTCCCGCGAAGCCTATCCTCGTGCAGACGGGGTGTGGGAATCCGGCCGGGAATAATGCTCTCACCAAGTAGTGCTGAACAGTTATACCATTGATTTCTTCAGGAGGCGTTCTTTCCTCTACAAAGCCCCAGCCATGCTGCGGCGATCTTGTCGCAAAAGGCCGTCGATTCGGCCAAGTACAGGGGAAGGTGCCTGTTCAGATCCGCGAAGAATGCGTCTGTGAACTGGTCCTGATAGCGACGGTAGGCTTCGAGGCTGCCCTGGCGAAATGATGTGAGCCAA of the Desulfonatronum thioautotrophicum genome contains:
- a CDS encoding PFL family protein, producing the protein MLTEKEVLTTLEMLRNEHLDVRTVTLGLSLFDLATHDAARFQDRLLSRITGMAASLVDVCDEVGDIYGIPVVNKRISVSPLAVVGAPFSSRELVQTAMTLDQAAQEVGVDFIGGFSALVEKGLARGDLSLIEAVPEALTVTSRLCASFNVATTAAGINMDAVLLLAKTIKAAAARTADQDGLACAKLGVFANIPQDVPFMAGAYLGVGEPNAVINVGVSGPGVVKRALERALEADDHLALDEISEVIKRTAFKVTRIGELIGREVARRLNVPFGVVDLSLAPTPNVGDSVGEIFQVLGLAHIGAPGSTAALAMLNDAVKKGGAFASSSVGGFSGAFIPVSEDLNIAEAAAQGHLTLPKLEALTSVCSVGLDMVALPGDTSAETLAAIIADEMAIGMINRKTTAARLIPVPGKQAGEKAFFGGLLGEAVIIPVPGNGGSERFINLGGRVPAPLQSLGN